ACAGAACGATGCGCCTGTTCTGAGCCTGGAGGAGGGAGATGGCCTTCTGGGCAAGATCAGCATTAAAGACGTCGATGCCGGGTCTGTGGTCAGTAAGGCTGTAGTGAGCATTACCAACGGTGAAGCGGGCGACAAGCTCTCTGTTAACCTGGATGGCACAACAGGTCTCTCGTATGAATACGTCAACGGCGTGCTGACTATCAGCGGCAATGCATCTGCTGATATTTACCAGAAAGTACTGGACTCGCTGACCCTTGGTTCAGGTGGCAGGTTTGTCGTAGGAACCGAACGGACTCTGAGCGTGGTGATTACTGACGATAAGGGAGAAGACAGTAACAGTGCCACTGCCACGGTAGAAGCCAAAAACTGGTCATTTAATGAAGACGATCTGGTAGATGAAGCTGGCAACCAGATCATAGGACAATGGAAGCCTGCTGGCAGTTCCGATAACGCCAGTATGACCAAGGTGGTTATGCGCTTTGGCGGCAAGGATTACATCCGTGACACGCCCATCAACGAGGCGGGTGATTTTAAAATCACCATAGAGAACACGGAAGGTAACCCTTACATTCCGGTAATGGGCATCATCTACTTCCGGGCGGACGGCACCATTGAGCTGGTGCCAACCGAAGCCATTAACTTCATGCCAGAAGGTATGGATTTATCAGCCAGCTTTACCTATACGGTTAAGGACGGTGACCTTACTACGACTCATAAGTTTGGCATGGATGTCTCGGGGCAGAACGATGCGCCAGTTCTGAGCCTGGAGGAGGGTGATGGCCTTCTGGCTAAGATCACCATTAAAGATGTCGATGCCGGGTCTGCGGTCAGTAAGGCTGTCGTGAGCATTACCAACGGTGAAGCGGGCGACAGGCTCTCTGTGAACCTGGATGACACAAAACTCACATCTAAATACGTCAATGGTGTACTAACCATCAGCGGCAATGCGTCTGCTGATATTTACCAGAAAGTACTGGACTCGCTGACCCTTGGTTCAGGTGGCAGGTTTGTCGTAGGCAGCGAACGGACTCTGAGCGTGGTGATTACTGACGATAAGGGAGAAGACAGTAACAGTGCCACAGCCACGGTAGACGCCAAAGACTGGTCATTCAATGAAGACGATTTGGTAGATGAAGCGGGCAACCAGATCATCGGACACTGGAAGCCTGCCGGCAGTTCCGATGATGCCACTATGACACAGGTGGTCATGCGCTTTGGCGGCAAGGATTACATCCGTGACACGCCCATCAACGAGGTGGGTGATTTTAAAATCACCATTGAAGACCCAGAAGGAGAACCGCCGATTCCGGAGATGGGCATTATCTACTTCCGGGCGGACGGCACCATTGAGTTGGTCCCCACCAAAGCCATTGATTTTATGCCGGAAGGTATGGATTTAAGTGCCAGCTTTACCTATACGATTGATGATGGTGAGAGTATCACGACTCATAAGTTTGGCATGGATGTCTCGGGGCAGAACGATGCGCCAGTTCTGAGCCTGGAGGAGGGTGATGGCCTTCTGGGTAAGATCACCATTAAAGATGTTGATGCCGGGTCTGCGGTCAGTAAGGCTGTCGTGAGCATTACCAACGGTGAAGCGGGCGACAAGCTCTCTGTTAATCTGGACGGCACAACAGGTCTCTCGTATGAATACGTCAACGGTGTGCTGACTATCAGCGGCAATGCGTCTGCTGATATTTACCAGAAAGTACTGAACTCGCTGACCCTTGGTTCAGATGGCAGGTTTGTCGTAGGCAGCGAACGCTCTCTGAATGTAGTGATTACTGACGATAAGGGAACCAACAGCAACAGCGCCGCCGCCAGCGTCAAGGTAGACGCCAAAGACTGGTCATTCAATGAAGACAATCTGGTAGATGAAGCGGGCAACCAGATCATCGGACAATGGAAGCCTGCCGGCAGTTCCGATGATGCCACTATGACACAGGTGGTCATGCGCTTTGGCGGCAAGGATTACATCCGTGACACGCCCATCAACGAGGCGGGTGATTTTAAAATCACCATCGAAGACACCGGCGGAACACCGCCGATTCCCGTAATGGGCATCATCTACTTCCGGGCGGACGGCACCATCGAGCTGGTACCCACCGAAGCCATTGATTTTATGCCGGAAGGTCTGGATTTATCAGCCAGCTTTACCTATACGGTTGATGATGGTGGGAGTATCACGACTCATAAGTTTGGCGTGGATGTCTCGGGGCAGAACGATGCGCCGGAACTCTCTCTAGATGAAAGTGGCGACCCGCAAACCATCAGCCTCTCTGATGCCGATGCCGGTGCGATAATCACCAAGGCCACCATTACCCTGAAAAACGGTGAAGCCGGTGATGAGCTTTCTGTGAACCTGGATGGCACAACAGGTCTCTCAGCTGAATACGTCAATGGTGTACTGACCATCACAGGCTCTGCAACCGCTGACGTCTATCAGTCTGTACTGCAAAGCCTGAGCCACAGTACCAAGGGTGAATTTACCATTGGCGGTGACCGGACACTGGATATTGTTGTCACTGACGATCAGGGAGCCGACAGTAACAGTGCCGCCGCCAGCGTCACGGTAGACGCCAAAGACTGGTCATTCAATGAAGACGATCTGGTGGATAAAGCGGACAGCCAGATTATCGGACAATGGAAGCCTGCCGGCAGTTCCGACAGTGCCAGCATGACCAAAGTCGTCATGAACTTTGGCGGCAAGGATTATACCCGTGAGACGCCCATCAACGAGGCGGGTGATTTTAAAATCACCATTGAAGACCCAGAAGGAGAACCGCCGATTCCGGAGATGGGCATCATCTACTTCCGGGCGGACGGCACCATCGAGCTGGTACCCACCGAAGCCATTGATTTTATGCCGGAAGGTCTGGATTTATCAGCCAGCTTTACCTATACGGTTGATGATGGTGGGAACAGCACTAACCATACCTTTGACATGAAAGTGTCGGGGCAGAACGATGCGCCGGAAATAGAGTTTATAGCCAGCGATTCCCATGATAATGCCAGCGGCCTCTTTGGCAATATCGAAATTACTGACCCTGACATGGGCGATAAAATAAAAAGCGCAACGGTCACACTCCAAGACGGAAGCCTGAAGGATGCCATTAACATTGATGTGGAGGCTATTTTTAAAGACTTTGGTATAACCGTTACTAACAGTTCACCGCATATGCTGACCTTCACCGGAGAGGCATCAAAAGAAGAGTATGAAGCCGCTTTGAGTAGAGTGTATTTCCTTTCTGAAGAGCTCGCCTCTAATCGTCAGCTAACACTCGATATTGCAGTGACTGACAAGGCTGGAGCAACAGGTAAAGCTGAAACCACAATCACCCTCAATGCGCCCACATCACAAGAATTTCTTGAGGATGATTTACTTGAAGATGCAGAGAAGGACGGTGGCTCTGTATTTACAGATCGCTGGAAACCAGAAGGTGCTGAATCCAAAATCACCAGCGTGGTGATGACGTACAATGGCAAAGACTATGTGCGTGATATCGGTGATTTCACCAACGGTAATTACTTCAAAATTACCATTGAAGACCAGGAAGGAGCAGGGGGGCTGTCCTTTGATCCTATCGGTGAAGTATTCTTCCACGCCGATGGCCGGGTGGAGTTCAGGCCCACGGAAAACCTGAATATGCTGCCTAAAGGCTATGCGCTGGCTGCTCGCTTCACTTACACCACGGAACTTAATGGTGTCAGTGAAGTGCATGGAATGGACATCGAGTTGACTGGCGATCACGACTCTCCACACATTACCTTTGAGTCAAGCTCAGGCCATGAAGAGGCCAGCGGGTTATTCGGAAAGATTAATATCAGCAACCCCGATGCAGGCACACACATTAATTACACCAAAGTCTCTATTGAAAATGCTTTTGAGGGAGAAGAACTCAGGGTTGATATTGAGGGCATAGAGGACACTTACGGGGGTATTATTGATGTCTCAATGGAAAATGGCAGTGTGTTTTTCCGTACGGGCTCTGGTCATAATTCCGAAAAGCTCTATGAAGACTTGTTGAGTCGTGTTTATTTTGTCGCTTCAGATAAGACAGTGGATGGTTCTGAGCGGACGCTGCATATAGACATGTATAACTCCGCCGGTCAGGACGGAGAATTCTACCCAACAATCACCGTCAACAAAGAGTCAACCATCAACATTTCTGAAAGCGGATTATTCAGTGGTGCCGATAATCAGCAAAGCTGGAAACCAGAAAACATGGATGGTGGCAAAGTCACAAGTATCGTCATGAACTTTGATGGCAAGGACTATATTCGTGACATAAGCGACTATTCCGATAAGAGCGACCACTTCAAAATTACGATCGAAGACGAAAGCAAAGGCATACCGAAATTAGGAGCTTTGTATTTCAAACCCGATGGCACTATTGAATTTGAGCCTTATCCGGTTAAATTCTCTCAGGCTTTTGGTACTAGCGAGGGACAGCTGCCAGGGCTTGAAGCAACATTCACCTATACCGTTGAAGATAATAACGGTGAAACCAGTGTGCATGTGCTTGATATGGTTTTATCCGGTGATGATGTCATAACCGCCCGTTTCACGGAGCCTGCATCAGATTATGACGTACTGAACATAGAGGCCAGCAACGGAGAAACCGCTCTTCTGGAGTTCTTCTCTAAAGACAGTGAAACCGTTGAAGGCATCGAAGAAGTGTCGCTGAGTAATGCCAAACTCAGTTTTAACCTTGAAGATGTTATTGATATCACCAGCGATGACAATGTGCTTTATATTTCAAATGAAGGGCAGGGCCAGCTGGAGGAGGGCTTTGACAGTAATATGACCAATAAAGGCACTGTTGATCACAACGACAAGACCTGGCAGCACTACAGCTACACGATGAACAATGCAGAAGTAAACCTCTATGTGGAGCAAAGTCTGACTAACCCACCTGAGAACGTGTAACAACCGCTTTCCTGCCATTCAGGCTCACACAAAAATCCCGGCTTTAGCCGGGATTTTTTTACCGCTCTCTCAAGGCCAGCTCTTTTGCTCTGTACATAGGCTTGAGCAGGTAATCAAGAACGGACTTTTTACCGGTTTTTATATCTACGCTGGCCACCATGCCCGGAATAATCGGCAACGGCTTATCATCATTTCCAAGATAATTTTTTTCTGTCCTTACCTGAATCTGATAAAAGCTTTCGCCATCGTCCGTGGTAATGGTATCAGCACTGATATGCTCAAGCCGGGCATCCAGCCCACCGTAAATGGCAAAGTCGTAAGCAGTGACCTTTACGGTGGCACTCAGTTTCGGGTGTAGAAAAGCAATATCCGTTGGGCGAACACGAGCCTCTACCAGCAGGCTGTCTTCCGTTGGGACAATTTCAACCAGGTCCATGCCGGGCTGCACCACCCCGCCAATCGTGTTGATATTTAATTTGTTAACGGTGCCTTTAACCGGAGAGCGAACCGCCGTGCGGGCTACCCGGTCCTGCAAGGCCAGATTGTTTTCGTTGATGCGTAATAGTTTCTCATTAACTTCAGACAGTTCAGTGTTAATCTCTGCCTTGATCTGCCGTCGTTTTTCTTCAATTTTATAGCGAGCCTCTTCAACAGCGGCCTCCAGTCTTGGCTGTGATAACCGACTCTGTTCCAGTTTACCTTTCAGGTCAGTGACCTGCCTCTGGACTTTGATCAACTCAACCTGAGAGACAGAACCACGCTTTGCAAGGGGAATCGTCAGGGCCAGCTCTTTATCGGCTAATACCATACTGTCGTTTAAGTTCTGAAGCCGGCTTCTGCCTTCGTTCAACTGCTGTTGTCGCTGCCTCAGTTGCTGTTGGAAGATAGCAAGGCCGGACTCTCTTGCCCGGGTTCTTGCCTGGTACAAAGCCTGTTCATCAGAAAAAGCACTGCCGAGCTGCTCTCTGACCGCCGCTTCCGGAATAAATGGCTGGTCATTTAACTCTGCCAGCAGGCGCAGTTTTTCTGCCTTGAGTGACTGCTCGGAATATTTACTTTCCCTGAAACTGGATGCAAAGCGGGTGTCGTCAATCTGTAGCAGTATTTCGCCTGCTTCAACCTGATCCCCTTCCCTGACCAGAATGGCTGAAAGGATGCCGCCCTCAAGATTCTGAACTTTCTGGATTCGCGAAGAAGGGATGATCTTGCCCTCTGCCCGGGTAATCTCATCAAGTTCTGCATAATGCGCCCACAGAAGGGCGGACAGGAATGCCAGAACTGATAATAACAAGATGCCATGAGTGATCGCCGGTAAGCGGGATTTCGCTTTTTTCTCAGGCGTTTGTACAAAGTCATTATCATGCCATTGCCAGGGGGAGTTCATGCCACTTCCTCAACAGTGCGGGTTTTGTCAGACCTCTGGTTTAATTGCCGCATAATATCGGCTTTGGAGCCGTCTCCTACCAGCTTCCCCTGGTCCAGTACCAGCAAGCGGTCAACCAGCTTGAGTAAACTCGGTCGGTGAGTGACAAGAATCACGGTTTTATCCTTGATTTGAGCTTCCAGTTCCCGGATGAAACGATTTTCTTCCGATAAATCCATAGCGGATGTTGGTTCGTCCAATAATAAAACGGACGGGTCGTTCAGCAATGCACGCGCTAAAGCCACCGCCTGTCGCTGCCCTCCGGACAGTGCTGAACCGGCTTCTCCCACCATTCTGAAAAAACCTTCGGGGTGGTTGGCACAAAAGCGGGTAACGCCTGTTAATCCTGAAACTTTCAGAAATACGTCATCTGACGTATTGGGGTTTCCCAGCGTTATATTATCTTTGACATTGCCGTAAAGCAGACGGGCATCCTGCATGTAGTAACCCAGCTGTTCCCGCCACTGTGAGGGGTGAAACTGGTTTGAGGCGATTCCATCAATCAGGTAACGACCACTGGTTGGCTGATTCAATCCGGCAATCACTGACAACAGGGTTGACTTGCCACAACCCATTGGGCCGAGAATACCAATTTTTTCTCCTGGTCGGATCTTCAGGCTGATGCCCTCCAGAACCGGCGGTTGCTCAGGCCAGCTAAAACCGACACTCTTCAGTTCAATGTCACCCCTGATCTGCTCAGGGGCAACCGGGTTGACCGTGGCGTTTTCCGTTGGCGATTCAATGATTTGCTTAACGCCATTCAAAGCCGATTTTGACTGATGAAAGCGCATTAACAGTCCGGTAATCTGCGCCGCAGGTGCCATAGCCCGCCCCGACAAAATACTGCAGGCAATAAGCCCGCCCATGGTCAGCTCTCCGGCAGTGACCAGGTAAACGCCAGCAATAATCAAAGCGATATACGCCAGCTGTTGTATGGCCTGTGTTGCCGATGTTGCACTATGAGTCAGGTGACGAACTTTTAGCCCGTGGTGACCGGTCTGCTCAATGATGTATTCCCATTTGCGCTGAATCACTCCCTGGGCATTTTGTATTTTTATTTCAGCCATGCTCGCCAGGGTTTCGTAGATCATGACCTGCTTTCTTGAGCTTTCCTGCATCATAAGGTCCACATGCTTTTTCAGGGAGTGCTGAAGAAAGCAGCTGACCATAATCGCAACAGGGATAGCGGTGACAGGCACCCAGACAAGCGGGCCTGCAATCCAGCCAATCAGCGCAAGAAACAGAATAATAAAGGGCAGATCAATCAGGGTGGTGATGGTGGTTGATGTAAGAAATTGCCGGAAGCCTTCAAACTCGTGCAACTGGTTTGCAGTAGAACCGGTATGCAGCGGCTGATTACGCTGGCTGAGAATAGCAGCAAAAACAGCGGAGGAAAGCTGCAGGTCTATTCGGTGACCAGCATGATCAAGAAACCAGCTGCGAAGTAATTTCATTACAAAATCAAAAAAAACCAGCAGCACCATGCCACAACCCAGAACCCAGAGGGTTTCAAAAGCGTGATTTGCTATTACTCTGTCGTACACATTCATGACAAACAGGGGTGTACCCAAAGCAAAAATATTTATAAACAGAGAAGCCAGCAGCACTTCTCCATAAACGGGCATGGCCTGCTTAAGAGGATCAAAAAGCCATTTACGCCTTGATGATTCAGGTCTTGAACTGATGCCTTCCTGTTGTAAATCCGGTTTTATGTAGATGACACGCCCGGTATAGTCTTTTGATAACTGCTCAAAGGTCTGCTGGCTAAAGCCAGAGTCATGATGCCTTAGATAAGCCACATCATCGACAATCTTCTCCAGAATACTGACTGAACCATCCGCATGTATCAGAAGTGCCGGAAGTGCTAACGGGTTAATTTTTCCAAGTGATCTTTCCCTGATTTCTGCTCTTAAACCAACTCTTTGAGCGGCATCAGGTACAAGTTCAGGCGTCAGATGTCCATTATGAAGAGGCAAGCCAGCGGTAAGCTGATGAAAATTGCCGGATAGCCCGTAAAATTTACAAATATATGAGAGCGCTTCCAGTACCGGATCACTATTCGTCATTGAGCTTATGTCCTTGCAGCTCATAGTGGCAGGTACAGATATTGTGATAAGAGCAGATGTCCCGTAATAGCCACTACGTCAAATTTATTTTTCTTACAACTGCACTTTTTATCAGTTAAAACAGTTTAACCAGTCAGCCTGTTCTGAAGCAATGTCAGGTTGCATGGCAATATCACTAATGCAATTTCACACACTCTTTTCTCTTCTTAATAGCAGCTGGTTGTAAAAATCAATCAACACCTGCCGATAGCCAGATGTCGGGATTCCACCAACGTTAACTGGTATATCGCATGCTAAAAAATAATCTGCCCTCATTGCTGTTGCTACCAGCCTTTGCTCTTACATTGCAGTCTGAGGCACTGGCTGATATTAAACCGGACGGCTTTAACCTGACTTATGGACAGTACCTCCCGATCAGGAGCGCAAGAAATGCTGATTACGATAACGTTCGTATCGGGCTGGTCTGGGAATGGGAAGAACCATTGTACCAATGGGATTCTGTTCAGCTGGATGGCTTCTTTGAACTATCAGGCAGCCGCTGGAACAGTACTCTTAAATCAAAAAACAAAAGTCCAAATAGTGCCAGCGAGATATGGGCAGTGAGCTTTTCTCCAGTCTTCAGGGTAATGCCGATACGCCCATTATGGGAAAATGTTACTCCTTTTATCGACGCCGGGGTGGGTGGGACATGGATTTCGGAAAAGGATCTGGAAAAAGAAAAAACATCACCCATCAATATGGGCGGCCACTTCCAGTTCGAAGTGAGACTGATGGCAGGCTTCAGATTCGGTAACGAACAGCAGTATGAGTTGCGGTACGGGTGGATACACTACTCTAATGCCGATTTGTACAAGCATAACGAGTCAATGAATTTTCACCTGGTGACGGCGGGATGGTACTGGTAAATCTGACCAGCCCGGACTCCGCATCCGGGCTGGTATCAATCAGGAAATCACCGCCAGATTAGCATAAGCCATCATCAGCCATTTAGTGCCTTCACTGTCGAAGTTCACCTGTACTCTTGCCTGCGCCCCATCACCTTCAGCACTTACAATAGTACCTTCACCAAACACGTCGTGGTGTACCCGCTGCCCAAGCGCCAGTCCGGCAGACGCAGCAGAAGACGCTGGCTGTCGTGTGGTGGCGGGGCGGGAAATCGTACCTCCCAGACGCACTTCCTGAATCAGTTCACCGGGTATTTCACGAATAAACCGGGAAGGGCGGTTAAAAGTATCCTTACCATATAAACGACGGTTTTCAGCATAGCTGAGTGTCAGTTTCTCCATGGCACGGGTAATGCCCACATAACAAAGACGACGCTCTTCTTCCAGGTTGCCTTCTTCCAGCGACATTTTGTGAGGGAACAGACCCTCTTCCATACCGGCAAGAAACACCATAGGAAACTCCAGACCTTTTGCCGAGTGCAGAGTCATCATCTGAACACTGTCAGAAAACTGGTCAGCCTGAGCGTCACCGGCTTCCAGCGCCGCATTGGCCAGAAAGGCACCCAGCGGACTCATGGTTTCGGTTTCTTCATCCAGATCAAGGTCGTCAATATCAAACTGACGACAGGCGCTCACCAGTTCCTCAAGGTTTTCTACCCTGGCACGACCTTTTTCACCCTTCTCTTTTTCATGGTGCGCCACCAGACCGGTGTGGGTAATCACACGATCCGTCAGTTCACCAAGATCCAGATCATCTCCCGCCGCAGTCAGCGTTTCAATCAGATCAACAAACTCAGCCAGGGAACGTCCGGCCTTGCCACCGATAGCCTTGTTGGCAATCACACTCTTGATCGCCAGCCACAGGGATACATCCTGTGTACGGGCAGCTTCCCTGAGTTTTTCGACGGTTTTCTCGCCAATACCCCGTGCCGGAATATTAATCACCCGCTCCAGAGAGGTGTCATCATGGGGTGTGCTGATCAACCTCAGGTAAGCCAGGGCATTCTTGATTTCAGCCCGTTCGAAGAAACGTTGACCACCATAAATCCGATAAGGAATCCCGGCTCTCAGCAACGCTTCTTCCAGGTTACGGGACTGGGCATTAGAGCGATAAAGAATGGCGATGTCGCTACGGGACTTGCCTTCGTTAACCGCTTCGCTGATGCGATCAGAAATAAACCTTGCCTCATCCATTTCATTGAAACCGGAATAAAGCTGGATCGCTTCGCCATCGCCACTGTCGGTGTGCAACTCTTTGCCAAGACGGTCAGGGTTGTTGGCAATTACTGCATTGGCAGCATTCAGAATCCTGCCTGTGGAACGGTAGTTCTGTTCAAGTTTAACCGTGCTGGACTTAGGGAAGTCTTCGGTAAACTGACGTATATTCTCAATGCGGGCACCACGCCAGCCATAAATGGACTGGTCATCATCACCCACGACCATCATTTTGTCTTCATCGCCCACCAGTAATCTTAACCAGGCGTATTGTACGGCGTTGGTATCCTGAAATTCGTCCACCAGAACATAGCGAAAACGCTGTCGGTAATGTTTAAGAATATCCGGACGTTTCAGGAACAG
Above is a genomic segment from Endozoicomonas euniceicola containing:
- a CDS encoding HlyD family type I secretion periplasmic adaptor subunit, producing MNSPWQWHDNDFVQTPEKKAKSRLPAITHGILLLSVLAFLSALLWAHYAELDEITRAEGKIIPSSRIQKVQNLEGGILSAILVREGDQVEAGEILLQIDDTRFASSFRESKYSEQSLKAEKLRLLAELNDQPFIPEAAVREQLGSAFSDEQALYQARTRARESGLAIFQQQLRQRQQQLNEGRSRLQNLNDSMVLADKELALTIPLAKRGSVSQVELIKVQRQVTDLKGKLEQSRLSQPRLEAAVEEARYKIEEKRRQIKAEINTELSEVNEKLLRINENNLALQDRVARTAVRSPVKGTVNKLNINTIGGVVQPGMDLVEIVPTEDSLLVEARVRPTDIAFLHPKLSATVKVTAYDFAIYGGLDARLEHISADTITTDDGESFYQIQVRTEKNYLGNDDKPLPIIPGMVASVDIKTGKKSVLDYLLKPMYRAKELALRER
- a CDS encoding type I secretion system permease/ATPase: MTNSDPVLEALSYICKFYGLSGNFHQLTAGLPLHNGHLTPELVPDAAQRVGLRAEIRERSLGKINPLALPALLIHADGSVSILEKIVDDVAYLRHHDSGFSQQTFEQLSKDYTGRVIYIKPDLQQEGISSRPESSRRKWLFDPLKQAMPVYGEVLLASLFINIFALGTPLFVMNVYDRVIANHAFETLWVLGCGMVLLVFFDFVMKLLRSWFLDHAGHRIDLQLSSAVFAAILSQRNQPLHTGSTANQLHEFEGFRQFLTSTTITTLIDLPFIILFLALIGWIAGPLVWVPVTAIPVAIMVSCFLQHSLKKHVDLMMQESSRKQVMIYETLASMAEIKIQNAQGVIQRKWEYIIEQTGHHGLKVRHLTHSATSATQAIQQLAYIALIIAGVYLVTAGELTMGGLIACSILSGRAMAPAAQITGLLMRFHQSKSALNGVKQIIESPTENATVNPVAPEQIRGDIELKSVGFSWPEQPPVLEGISLKIRPGEKIGILGPMGCGKSTLLSVIAGLNQPTSGRYLIDGIASNQFHPSQWREQLGYYMQDARLLYGNVKDNITLGNPNTSDDVFLKVSGLTGVTRFCANHPEGFFRMVGEAGSALSGGQRQAVALARALLNDPSVLLLDEPTSAMDLSEENRFIRELEAQIKDKTVILVTHRPSLLKLVDRLLVLDQGKLVGDGSKADIMRQLNQRSDKTRTVEEVA
- a CDS encoding acyloxyacyl hydrolase gives rise to the protein MLKNNLPSLLLLPAFALTLQSEALADIKPDGFNLTYGQYLPIRSARNADYDNVRIGLVWEWEEPLYQWDSVQLDGFFELSGSRWNSTLKSKNKSPNSASEIWAVSFSPVFRVMPIRPLWENVTPFIDAGVGGTWISEKDLEKEKTSPINMGGHFQFEVRLMAGFRFGNEQQYELRYGWIHYSNADLYKHNESMNFHLVTAGWYW
- the uvrD gene encoding DNA helicase II — its product is MDVTPIIDSLNDAQRQAVTAPLSSMLVLAGAGSGKTRVLVHRIAWLVQAEAISPYSIMAVTFTNKAAAEMRSRIEDLLGIPPRGMWVGTFHGLSHRLLRTHYQDAGLPESFQILDSDDQLRVVKRIMKAMQLDDQRWPPRQAQWYINSKKDEGLRPDYIDPGYDPFERTMLDVYRAYHQYCEQMGVVDFGELLLRAHELFLKRPDILKHYRQRFRYVLVDEFQDTNAVQYAWLRLLVGDEDKMMVVGDDDQSIYGWRGARIENIRQFTEDFPKSSTVKLEQNYRSTGRILNAANAVIANNPDRLGKELHTDSGDGEAIQLYSGFNEMDEARFISDRISEAVNEGKSRSDIAILYRSNAQSRNLEEALLRAGIPYRIYGGQRFFERAEIKNALAYLRLISTPHDDTSLERVINIPARGIGEKTVEKLREAARTQDVSLWLAIKSVIANKAIGGKAGRSLAEFVDLIETLTAAGDDLDLGELTDRVITHTGLVAHHEKEKGEKGRARVENLEELVSACRQFDIDDLDLDEETETMSPLGAFLANAALEAGDAQADQFSDSVQMMTLHSAKGLEFPMVFLAGMEEGLFPHKMSLEEGNLEEERRLCYVGITRAMEKLTLSYAENRRLYGKDTFNRPSRFIREIPGELIQEVRLGGTISRPATTRQPASSAASAGLALGQRVHHDVFGEGTIVSAEGDGAQARVQVNFDSEGTKWLMMAYANLAVIS